In the Girardinichthys multiradiatus isolate DD_20200921_A chromosome 4, DD_fGirMul_XY1, whole genome shotgun sequence genome, one interval contains:
- the ap1s2 gene encoding AP-1 complex subunit sigma-2 isoform X1 produces MMQFMLLFSRQGKLRLQKWYVPLSDKERKKISRDLVQTILARKPKMCSFLEWRDLKIVYKRYASLYFCCAVEDQDNELITLEIIHRYVELLDKYFGSVCELDIIFNFEKAYFILDEFLLGGEAQETSKKNVLKAIEQADLLQEEAEAPRSVLEEIGLT; encoded by the exons ATG ATGCAGTTCATGCTGCTGTTCAGCCGGCAGGGGAAGCTGCGGCTTCAGAAATGGTATGTACCTCTCTCCGACAAGGAGAGGAAGAAGATCTCCAGAGATCTGGTCCAGACCATACTGGCCAGGAAGCCTAAGATGTGCAGTTTCCTGGAGTGGAGGGACCTAAAGATTGTGTACAAAAG atACGCCAGCCTGTACTTCTGTTGTGCGGTCGAGGATCAGGATAATGAGTTGATCACTCTGGAGATCATTCACAGATATGTGGAACTACTCGACAAATATTTTGGCAGC GTTTGTGAGCTGGATATCATCTTCAACTTTGAGAAGGCCTACTTTATTCTGGATGAGTTCCTGCTGGGTGGGGAAGCTCAGGAAACCTCCAAAAAGAACGTGCTGAAGGCAATCGAGCAGGCTGACCTGCTGCAGGAG GAAGCCGAGGCACCACGGAGCGTCTTGGAAGAAATTGGGCTGACATAG
- the ap1s2 gene encoding AP-1 complex subunit sigma-2 isoform X2 produces MQFMLLFSRQGKLRLQKWYVPLSDKERKKISRDLVQTILARKPKMCSFLEWRDLKIVYKRYASLYFCCAVEDQDNELITLEIIHRYVELLDKYFGSVCELDIIFNFEKAYFILDEFLLGGEAQETSKKNVLKAIEQADLLQEEAEAPRSVLEEIGLT; encoded by the exons ATGCAGTTCATGCTGCTGTTCAGCCGGCAGGGGAAGCTGCGGCTTCAGAAATGGTATGTACCTCTCTCCGACAAGGAGAGGAAGAAGATCTCCAGAGATCTGGTCCAGACCATACTGGCCAGGAAGCCTAAGATGTGCAGTTTCCTGGAGTGGAGGGACCTAAAGATTGTGTACAAAAG atACGCCAGCCTGTACTTCTGTTGTGCGGTCGAGGATCAGGATAATGAGTTGATCACTCTGGAGATCATTCACAGATATGTGGAACTACTCGACAAATATTTTGGCAGC GTTTGTGAGCTGGATATCATCTTCAACTTTGAGAAGGCCTACTTTATTCTGGATGAGTTCCTGCTGGGTGGGGAAGCTCAGGAAACCTCCAAAAAGAACGTGCTGAAGGCAATCGAGCAGGCTGACCTGCTGCAGGAG GAAGCCGAGGCACCACGGAGCGTCTTGGAAGAAATTGGGCTGACATAG